From Anaerohalosphaera lusitana, one genomic window encodes:
- a CDS encoding glycosyltransferase, producing the protein MNFTIIIPVWPKDNRPYGSVSIENLNCAPADIEVIHAKGFGPCRQRNTAAQNANGSILIFFDDDSCPEPDYITRLKHHFTDPTIAAAGGPNPGTITDKFTPAK; encoded by the coding sequence ATGAACTTTACTATTATCATCCCAGTCTGGCCAAAAGACAACAGACCTTACGGCTCCGTCAGCATTGAAAACCTCAACTGCGCCCCGGCCGACATCGAAGTGATCCACGCAAAAGGTTTTGGCCCATGCCGCCAGCGCAATACCGCTGCGCAAAACGCCAACGGCAGCATCCTGATCTTCTTCGACGACGATTCCTGCCCCGAACCCGACTACATCACCCGCCTCAAACACCACTTCACCGACCCAACCATAGCAGCCGCAGGCGGCCCCAACCCCGGCACCATAACCGACAAATTCACCCCCGCAAAATAA
- a CDS encoding WG repeat-containing protein yields the protein MRKFSLTQLMLMLLGIGQTLFGATSNCDYKFVLETYEGKFGVLDSAEGVIIPAKYDLIYFGVPFVGNTVAWTPESMIAFDAEGEGIATLAGSWEKWSSHYIDERFLFAFDGQNGQLFDYTRQEKVFECSDALRRDYNSADMLELIAVRVDDKWGFIKPGGSIAIEPKYDAVENFSNGYAPAKLSGKWGIIDLQAETVLDFDFDRIERIYWPESRFAVVQKNGKYGLYEKSEKLFRDKWFEFIRVFDNYIFVSTESEGGQVLDLSGKEIMSGFDFFWPDPDVGFIVSKVEEESMYHVDFTGTELYKERFKLVAPFTNGLAPAKPLGEKLRGYIDKNGKFVIEQRFLSSGDFNGSLAFVRELRDDKVYHGYINNQGDMVIQIAVTDLDYGLRPQMRSFIGGLAYVQLEDRKGYIDTKGNWVWSDSK from the coding sequence ATGAGGAAATTTTCACTTACACAATTAATGTTGATGCTCCTTGGCATTGGCCAGACACTATTTGGTGCAACCTCTAATTGTGATTATAAATTCGTGCTTGAAACCTATGAGGGTAAATTTGGCGTTTTGGATTCTGCTGAAGGGGTCATTATTCCTGCTAAGTATGACCTAATCTACTTTGGTGTTCCTTTTGTGGGTAATACTGTGGCCTGGACGCCGGAAAGTATGATCGCGTTTGACGCTGAGGGAGAGGGGATCGCGACTTTGGCAGGCAGTTGGGAGAAATGGTCGTCGCACTACATAGATGAACGGTTTTTGTTTGCATTCGATGGGCAAAACGGACAGCTTTTTGATTACACCAGGCAGGAAAAGGTGTTTGAATGCAGTGATGCATTACGCCGGGATTACAATTCAGCAGATATGCTGGAACTGATTGCGGTCCGCGTGGATGACAAATGGGGCTTTATAAAACCCGGCGGCTCCATTGCGATCGAACCTAAATATGATGCTGTCGAAAACTTCAGTAACGGTTACGCCCCTGCAAAGCTTAGCGGGAAATGGGGTATAATAGATTTACAGGCGGAAACTGTTCTGGACTTTGACTTCGACAGGATCGAAAGGATATACTGGCCAGAGAGCAGGTTCGCAGTCGTGCAAAAGAATGGCAAATACGGCTTATATGAAAAGTCTGAAAAACTCTTTAGAGATAAGTGGTTTGAGTTCATCCGAGTATTTGACAACTACATCTTTGTTTCAACAGAGTCAGAAGGTGGGCAGGTTTTAGACCTCTCCGGCAAAGAGATCATGTCTGGTTTTGATTTCTTTTGGCCGGACCCCGACGTTGGTTTTATTGTAAGTAAAGTTGAAGAAGAAAGCATGTATCATGTAGATTTCACCGGTACCGAACTATATAAAGAAAGATTCAAACTAGTTGCGCCATTTACAAATGGACTTGCCCCAGCAAAGCCACTCGGTGAGAAGTTAAGAGGTTATATTGACAAAAACGGCAAATTCGTCATTGAACAGCGATTCCTGAGCTCTGGTGATTTCAATGGGTCTTTGGCATTTGTGCGCGAATTACGTGATGATAAAGTATATCATGGTTATATCAACAATCAAGGCGACATGGTCATCCAGATAGCGGTTACGGATTTGGATTACGGCCTAAGACCTCAAATGCGAAGCTTCATAGGCGGCCTAGCATATGTTCAACTTGAGGATCGTAAAGGCTATATCGACACTAAAGGCAATTGGGTGTGGTCGGACAGCAAGTAG
- a CDS encoding choice-of-anchor Q domain-containing protein has protein sequence MKLFSFNFNFSFNFNSSFGVSFWAVLFGAAAVFGFCSGSAAGGEIHVPGDYATLADALEGSVDGDVIVLADGEYEPGGVVDAKSVTIRSENGRENCVINGWVCRMEDDVTEVTKELRVEGVTVRGDGAREAAIWSVGANINVNECVFQNVKNDALVCEYGNVSVSSTIFKDSHYYGGVWAIGGELCVERCEFLNNNEDFRIGYVGPEVSIKDCLFEKNRSWDCLINIGDGEVTNCDVYITGCRFVSNDVHESIVNICSISDILIDDCEFMGNDGGYGFIWLEGGHVQIIACKFIKNRAHDILIYLHDVVGGVFNSEFDNNQGLIQTSGEVVLKNLTVEGSICEGLPASIEAEEGSLEICNSIIRGSVGGEPDYLNDEALEVGVDRYASLRVEHCNIEGGLDEGIMQDEGAVVEWGEGNIDVEPGYLKSAGENGIGGLWLLEGSPCIDAGDNSVVESEVDAGGNVRIVDGDGDGAARVDMGAYEYDPEAALLEVWSEGFEFRMIEGNDDVVEDELVIKNYGEGSIRWRIHNDSPWVRVSDYEGAADDEVVIGVKVSNRGLSYGVHEFELLVEFEGAANVSQVVIPLVVKVGQSWSVPGDFGTIQAAVDAAVTGDEVVVADGVYTGEGNRDVDFKGKGVVIRSANGPENCVIDCEGSEDDRHRAFVVENEEGCSAGIKGFTILNGYAPRKRHVETSGGMTTEWFVEYGGGIACFGGDLKIEDCVLRVNYSQFGGAIYLEGCNSEVVDCMIEGNKAGAGGGIYAVGGETFVEDCRVVGNFAEGTEKFAVLNGYPVSLQVPAGGGLHFDGMSGLVSNCVVAGNTVGSGGAGGVQFDDSEVRVANCTIAGNRAIGEEGEAAVGFMSMPALRWPIGSYGVRGNNVFVNCILWGNSNANGFDDMSGYAEMEEVPFVMDYCCVQGLVDGLGVGNIDADPEFVSAGVWDDGGTAEDASDDVFEAGDYHLASRVWRYDGEADEWVRDGRMSPCVDAGRPGDVLGDEPVEIGGEAVSNVRVNMGAYGGTAEASVGPRGLRLLCDLNNDNFVDAVDVMLLAGEWLGEGDWLYADVNRDGKVDLGDLAEF, from the coding sequence ATGAAGCTTTTCAGTTTCAATTTCAATTTCAGTTTCAATTTCAATTCCAGTTTTGGTGTTTCTTTTTGGGCGGTTTTGTTTGGGGCGGCTGCGGTTTTTGGTTTTTGCTCCGGTTCCGCGGCGGGGGGTGAGATCCATGTGCCGGGGGATTATGCGACGTTGGCGGATGCGCTGGAGGGGAGTGTAGACGGGGATGTGATCGTGCTGGCAGACGGGGAGTATGAGCCCGGTGGTGTGGTCGATGCGAAGTCGGTTACGATACGCAGTGAGAACGGGCGGGAGAATTGTGTTATTAACGGCTGGGTTTGCAGGATGGAGGATGATGTGACGGAGGTTACGAAGGAGCTTAGGGTTGAAGGGGTGACTGTACGGGGTGACGGGGCTAGAGAAGCAGCGATTTGGAGCGTCGGTGCGAACATTAACGTCAATGAGTGTGTTTTTCAGAACGTCAAAAATGATGCTTTAGTTTGCGAATATGGTAATGTTTCTGTTTCCAGCACAATATTCAAAGATAGCCATTATTATGGGGGAGTTTGGGCTATAGGAGGGGAGCTCTGTGTGGAAAGGTGCGAATTTTTAAACAATAATGAGGATTTTCGCATAGGGTATGTTGGGCCTGAAGTGTCGATTAAAGATTGTTTGTTTGAGAAAAACAGGTCTTGGGACTGTCTTATAAATATTGGGGACGGGGAGGTGACCAACTGTGATGTTTACATCACTGGTTGCCGCTTTGTTTCGAATGATGTGCATGAGTCAATCGTAAATATCTGTTCAATATCTGACATCTTAATTGACGATTGTGAATTTATGGGAAATGATGGAGGATATGGTTTTATATGGTTAGAAGGCGGTCATGTTCAGATTATTGCCTGTAAATTCATAAAGAATAGGGCTCACGATATTTTAATATATTTGCATGATGTGGTTGGGGGAGTGTTCAACAGTGAGTTTGATAATAATCAAGGTTTAATTCAAACTTCTGGTGAGGTGGTACTAAAAAACTTGACGGTAGAAGGTAGCATATGCGAGGGTTTACCAGCTTCCATAGAGGCTGAGGAGGGAAGCTTGGAGATTTGCAACAGTATTATCAGGGGAAGTGTGGGTGGAGAGCCGGACTATCTTAACGATGAGGCACTGGAAGTTGGGGTTGATAGGTATGCAAGTCTTCGGGTTGAGCATTGTAATATTGAAGGGGGGCTGGATGAGGGGATAATGCAGGATGAGGGGGCGGTTGTTGAATGGGGTGAGGGGAACATTGATGTTGAGCCGGGGTACTTGAAGTCGGCGGGGGAGAATGGGATTGGAGGACTTTGGCTGTTGGAGGGTTCGCCTTGTATCGATGCGGGGGATAATTCGGTTGTTGAAAGCGAGGTTGATGCCGGGGGGAATGTGCGTATAGTGGATGGTGACGGGGATGGTGCTGCGCGGGTAGATATGGGTGCTTATGAGTATGATCCGGAGGCTGCGCTGCTGGAGGTATGGTCGGAGGGGTTTGAGTTTCGGATGATCGAGGGGAATGACGATGTAGTTGAAGATGAGCTGGTTATAAAGAATTATGGGGAGGGGTCTATCCGCTGGAGGATTCATAATGACAGTCCGTGGGTGCGGGTCAGTGATTATGAGGGCGCAGCGGATGATGAGGTTGTGATCGGGGTAAAGGTTAGCAATCGCGGGCTTTCGTATGGTGTGCATGAGTTTGAACTGTTGGTGGAATTTGAGGGGGCGGCGAATGTTTCGCAGGTAGTGATTCCGTTGGTTGTCAAGGTCGGGCAAAGCTGGAGTGTGCCGGGGGATTTTGGGACGATCCAGGCGGCGGTTGATGCGGCTGTGACGGGCGATGAGGTCGTTGTGGCTGACGGTGTTTATACTGGTGAGGGGAACCGAGATGTTGATTTCAAGGGGAAGGGTGTTGTGATTCGCAGTGCGAACGGGCCGGAGAATTGTGTTATCGATTGTGAGGGTAGTGAGGACGATCGGCACAGGGCGTTTGTGGTCGAAAACGAAGAGGGCTGTTCGGCTGGTATTAAAGGCTTTACGATTTTGAACGGGTACGCGCCCCGGAAAAGGCATGTTGAAACATCGGGAGGAATGACAACCGAATGGTTTGTGGAATATGGCGGGGGGATCGCATGTTTTGGCGGTGATTTGAAAATTGAGGATTGCGTGCTGCGGGTGAATTATTCACAGTTCGGCGGGGCGATATATCTGGAAGGGTGTAATTCGGAGGTCGTTGATTGCATGATCGAGGGGAATAAGGCCGGTGCCGGCGGGGGGATATATGCGGTCGGCGGTGAAACGTTTGTTGAGGATTGCAGGGTGGTGGGTAACTTCGCTGAAGGAACGGAGAAATTTGCTGTTTTGAACGGATATCCAGTAAGTTTGCAGGTGCCTGCCGGCGGGGGACTGCATTTTGACGGAATGAGCGGTTTGGTAAGCAACTGTGTTGTTGCGGGTAATACTGTTGGGTCCGGGGGAGCAGGCGGTGTGCAGTTTGATGATAGTGAGGTAAGGGTCGCAAATTGTACGATAGCAGGCAATAGAGCAATTGGGGAAGAAGGTGAAGCGGCGGTTGGTTTTATGTCTATGCCAGCGCTAAGATGGCCGATCGGTTCTTATGGAGTGCGCGGGAACAATGTGTTTGTTAATTGTATTTTGTGGGGGAATTCAAATGCGAACGGGTTTGATGATATGAGTGGGTATGCGGAGATGGAGGAGGTGCCTTTTGTGATGGATTATTGTTGTGTGCAGGGGCTTGTTGATGGGCTGGGGGTTGGGAACATCGATGCGGATCCGGAGTTTGTTTCGGCTGGTGTGTGGGATGACGGCGGGACGGCTGAGGATGCTAGCGATGATGTGTTTGAGGCAGGGGATTATCATTTGGCCAGCCGGGTTTGGCGGTATGACGGCGAGGCGGATGAGTGGGTGCGGGACGGTCGTATGAGTCCGTGCGTGGATGCGGGTCGGCCTGGTGACGTGCTGGGCGATGAGCCGGTGGAGATCGGCGGGGAGGCTGTGTCGAACGTGCGGGTGAATATGGGTGCGTACGGCGGGACGGCGGAGGCGAGCGTTGGGCCGAGGGGGTTGCGGCTGCTGTGTGACCTGAATAATGATAATTTTGTGGATGCGGTCGATGTGATGCTGCTGGCGGGTGAGTGGCTCGGTGAGGGGGATTGGCTGTATGCGGATGTGAACCGGGACGGGAAGGTTGATCTTGGGGATCTGGCGGAGTTTTAG
- a CDS encoding carboxypeptidase-like regulatory domain-containing protein: MLGIVAWVVLFADCEAGAAGKGKLQGVLVDEAGEVVAGAEVHLLGPDRIGHFTETVTTDGSGAFSFGSVTAGDHVLAYGPLLEQGRWVEVEVGETSEVEFELEDRGVGGLSGTVSVDGECGW, encoded by the coding sequence ATGTTGGGGATCGTTGCGTGGGTTGTTTTGTTTGCGGATTGTGAGGCGGGGGCGGCTGGTAAGGGGAAGTTGCAGGGCGTGCTGGTTGATGAGGCTGGTGAGGTGGTTGCGGGGGCGGAGGTGCACCTGCTTGGGCCGGACAGGATTGGGCATTTTACGGAGACGGTGACGACTGACGGGAGCGGTGCGTTTTCGTTCGGGTCGGTGACGGCGGGGGATCATGTGCTTGCTTACGGGCCCTTGCTGGAGCAGGGGCGATGGGTTGAGGTTGAAGTGGGCGAGACTTCTGAGGTTGAGTTCGAGCTGGAGGATCGGGGTGTCGGGGGACTTTCGGGGACGGTGAGTGTGGATGGTGAGTGTGGATGGTGA
- a CDS encoding carboxypeptidase-like regulatory domain-containing protein has protein sequence MVSVDGEPVEAGSIVFFRQDVGRVRLVWPPMAPGGEIDGKGRYEIEAIEPGRYVMAVHPDYGARTASAMGENEAGAEEELLEVNMVRVVEIGEGQEVLDVEAGERVLAGRIVDWNGEPVAEGAVYVSPAEAREGWHPLYMSVHSQTDEQGRFAVEHMVDGVYDISVHDAQMGVHLKKGVVVDSEMEELVWELDEVVKVDMDAAELESWERDTIMPYAMVVSRDEPKLMSLRDHGLGVEGFGRAMFRAGEYDVFFMAKRQGYACDGRRVVFEEGMELESPFVESGTVKVVLDGEADEVAGRTVRIRHAGGDELVRLYDPMWSYVPDLCPAVVLPTCSEGVTYISWLEPGEYEVFVEGAGESERIEVEAGEVAEVEMGV, from the coding sequence ATGGTGAGTGTGGATGGTGAGCCTGTTGAGGCGGGGAGTATTGTGTTTTTTCGGCAGGATGTCGGGCGGGTGAGGCTGGTTTGGCCGCCGATGGCGCCGGGGGGTGAAATAGATGGGAAAGGGCGATACGAAATAGAAGCGATCGAGCCTGGTCGATATGTCATGGCGGTTCATCCGGACTATGGGGCGCGGACGGCGAGTGCAATGGGGGAGAATGAGGCCGGAGCTGAGGAGGAGCTGCTGGAGGTCAATATGGTGCGGGTGGTTGAGATCGGTGAGGGGCAGGAGGTGCTGGATGTTGAGGCAGGGGAGCGGGTGCTGGCGGGCAGGATCGTGGATTGGAACGGTGAGCCGGTTGCAGAGGGGGCGGTTTATGTTAGTCCGGCGGAGGCGAGGGAGGGATGGCATCCACTTTATATGTCCGTGCACAGTCAGACGGATGAGCAGGGGCGGTTTGCGGTAGAGCATATGGTTGACGGGGTCTATGATATTTCGGTGCATGATGCGCAGATGGGCGTGCATTTGAAGAAGGGGGTTGTGGTTGACAGCGAAATGGAGGAGCTGGTGTGGGAGCTGGATGAGGTTGTGAAGGTGGACATGGATGCGGCGGAGCTTGAGAGTTGGGAGCGCGATACGATAATGCCGTATGCTATGGTTGTCTCGCGGGATGAGCCCAAGTTGATGAGTTTGCGGGATCATGGCCTTGGGGTTGAAGGGTTCGGACGGGCGATGTTTCGGGCGGGGGAGTATGATGTGTTTTTCATGGCTAAGAGGCAGGGGTATGCGTGCGATGGGCGGCGGGTAGTTTTTGAGGAAGGTATGGAGCTGGAGTCGCCGTTTGTTGAGTCCGGTACGGTCAAGGTTGTGCTGGATGGTGAGGCGGATGAGGTGGCGGGGCGGACGGTGCGGATCAGGCATGCGGGCGGGGATGAGCTGGTGCGGCTGTATGATCCGATGTGGAGTTATGTGCCTGATTTGTGTCCTGCGGTTGTGCTGCCGACGTGTTCGGAAGGGGTTACTTATATTTCGTGGCTGGAGCCGGGAGAGTATGAGGTGTTTGTGGAGGGAGCGGGTGAATCGGAGCGGATTGAGGTTGAGGCTGGGGAGGTTGCGGAGGTGGAGATGGGGGTGTAG
- a CDS encoding DUF1622 domain-containing protein, producing MELTRTIAQYSTAILEMLGIMIIVALSLYSVLYTCIALLKGAEHHDAFRDCRQKLARGIVTGLELLIAADVIKTVALDLTFTSIGALAAIVLIRTFLSATLELEMTGNWPWQQNK from the coding sequence ATGGAACTGACCAGAACGATCGCACAATACAGCACCGCCATACTGGAAATGCTCGGCATCATGATCATCGTCGCCCTCTCCCTGTACTCAGTCCTCTACACCTGTATCGCCCTGCTCAAAGGCGCCGAACACCACGACGCATTCCGCGACTGCCGCCAGAAACTCGCACGAGGCATAGTAACAGGCCTGGAACTGCTCATCGCAGCAGACGTCATAAAAACCGTTGCCCTCGACCTCACATTCACCAGCATCGGCGCCCTAGCCGCCATAGTCCTCATAAGAACCTTCCTAAGCGCAACCCTCGAACTCGAAATGACAGGCAACTGGCCCTGGCAGCAAAACAAATAA
- a CDS encoding multicopper oxidase family protein: MQIKNTLTIIALTLMITSSALAQPQDNQTQPDRNQQQTNQQQYDYESPTLRPPKEMDPPRPWAEAAKNPLPPGEPETDYTPAVVPNGRTAEYKIVDGVKVFHLIAEPIEWEVAKGLTIKTWGYNGTVPGPMIELAAGDRVRIYVTNHLPAKTSVHWHGVLLPCGMDGVSGLTQPAIKPGETFVYEFIFPDSGTFMYHPHFDSMTQEGLGLTGMIIVHDRQPDPEKRPDRDFSIMLHEWRIKAGTARPNPNEMTDFNVLTMNGKAAPDTEPLVAKTGDRVWIRYGNLSPMDHHPIHLHGYAFKIIGSDGGWAQNKEALLPETTVLVNVGSAKVIELLADNPGDWLFHCHMTHHTMNQMGHDFPNMLGMDTTGYDEKVKKLIPGYMTMGTTGMQDMTRTGMPIPDNSIPMRGYKLQFGQTVLGSMANIFRVRDDIETYDDPGPYDFPEDTVAHPASQQQLENDGITIPEPKHQINQNSSKMHKQMNNN, translated from the coding sequence ATGCAGATCAAAAACACATTAACAATAATCGCACTGACCCTTATGATCACATCGTCCGCACTCGCCCAGCCGCAGGACAACCAGACACAACCTGACCGAAACCAGCAACAGACAAACCAGCAGCAATATGACTACGAATCCCCGACCCTTCGCCCGCCGAAAGAAATGGACCCGCCTCGCCCCTGGGCCGAAGCCGCCAAAAACCCCCTCCCGCCAGGCGAACCCGAAACCGACTACACCCCCGCCGTCGTGCCCAACGGCCGAACCGCTGAATACAAGATCGTCGACGGTGTAAAGGTCTTCCACCTTATCGCCGAACCCATCGAATGGGAAGTCGCAAAAGGTCTCACCATCAAAACCTGGGGCTACAACGGCACCGTCCCCGGCCCAATGATCGAACTCGCAGCGGGCGACCGCGTCCGCATCTACGTCACAAACCACCTCCCCGCAAAAACCTCCGTCCACTGGCATGGCGTACTCCTGCCCTGCGGCATGGACGGAGTCTCCGGCCTCACTCAGCCGGCAATAAAACCGGGCGAAACCTTCGTCTACGAATTCATCTTCCCCGATTCCGGCACATTCATGTACCACCCCCACTTCGACTCCATGACCCAGGAAGGCCTCGGTCTCACCGGAATGATCATCGTCCACGACCGCCAGCCCGACCCCGAAAAACGCCCCGACCGCGACTTCTCCATCATGCTCCACGAATGGCGCATCAAAGCCGGCACGGCCCGACCCAACCCCAACGAAATGACCGACTTCAACGTCCTCACCATGAACGGAAAAGCTGCCCCCGACACCGAGCCCCTCGTCGCAAAAACCGGCGACCGCGTCTGGATCCGCTACGGCAACCTAAGCCCGATGGACCATCACCCCATCCACCTCCATGGCTACGCTTTCAAGATCATCGGTTCCGACGGCGGCTGGGCACAAAACAAAGAAGCCCTCCTCCCCGAAACCACCGTCCTCGTAAACGTAGGCTCCGCAAAAGTAATCGAACTGCTCGCAGACAACCCCGGCGACTGGCTCTTCCACTGCCACATGACACACCACACAATGAATCAGATGGGCCACGACTTCCCCAATATGCTCGGAATGGACACCACAGGCTACGACGAAAAAGTCAAAAAACTAATCCCCGGCTACATGACAATGGGCACCACCGGCATGCAGGACATGACCCGCACAGGCATGCCCATACCAGACAACTCCATCCCCATGCGCGGCTACAAACTTCAGTTTGGCCAGACCGTCCTCGGCTCAATGGCAAACATATTCCGCGTCCGAGACGACATCGAAACCTACGACGACCCAGGCCCATACGACTTCCCCGAAGACACCGTCGCACACCCCGCATCACAGCAGCAGCTCGAAAACGACGGCATAACCATCCCCGAACCCAAACACCAGATAAACCAAAACAGCAGCAAAATGCACAAACAAATGAATAACAACTAA
- a CDS encoding TolC family protein gives MKRNILIFLLTAAALLTGCSSNSTDPAPAFQDVRGVIKQRTTYDVSWDTVNPAGQKIQQQIDTMLDHELISAHAVQIALLNNPRIQAVYEELGIAQAELVQAGLFKNPVFDFSIRFFEGSNDDDIVEMSLVQNFMDILLTPLRVDMEQAQLQITKAHVTLKVFELVAQTHKAFYSYQSAAQINAMYEDILFSTEAAYEAAQRLHDAGNITDLELARHRQLYEQTKLNVADSQNALLQARETLNAKMGLWGERAAKWTARPKLPGIPENDLPTDNIESLAINNSLNLGVIQKQIEAVAARMDIEVTEKMFAEFRTGISSERESDGTWTTGPAFATGIPIFDLGQAAEARGAAKIRQLLDNYTAAAIDLRAAGRSAVYRLKNAKRQASYYKKILVPLSEQITLETHLQYNAMQVGLFHLLDAKRDEIQTQLRYTTSLRNYWIARTQVELLLNGYMTEPAAQTMTPDPAQAMGGH, from the coding sequence ATGAAACGGAACATACTGATATTCCTCTTGACCGCAGCCGCACTCCTCACCGGCTGCTCCTCAAACTCCACCGATCCCGCCCCGGCATTCCAGGATGTCCGAGGCGTCATAAAACAACGTACCACCTACGATGTAAGCTGGGACACCGTCAACCCCGCCGGCCAAAAGATTCAGCAGCAGATTGATACCATGCTCGATCATGAACTGATTTCCGCCCACGCTGTCCAGATTGCCCTTCTAAACAATCCCCGCATCCAGGCCGTATACGAAGAGCTCGGTATAGCACAGGCCGAACTAGTCCAGGCGGGCCTGTTCAAAAACCCCGTCTTCGACTTTTCCATCCGCTTCTTCGAAGGCTCCAACGACGACGACATCGTCGAAATGTCACTCGTACAGAACTTCATGGACATACTGCTAACACCCCTCCGCGTCGATATGGAACAGGCCCAGCTTCAAATAACAAAGGCCCACGTAACGCTAAAGGTCTTCGAGCTCGTCGCACAAACCCACAAAGCCTTCTACTCATATCAGTCCGCCGCCCAGATTAACGCAATGTACGAAGACATACTCTTCTCCACCGAAGCGGCATACGAAGCCGCCCAGCGCCTCCACGACGCGGGCAACATCACCGACCTCGAACTTGCCCGACACCGCCAGCTCTACGAACAGACAAAACTCAACGTCGCCGACTCCCAGAACGCCCTCCTTCAGGCCCGCGAAACCCTCAACGCGAAAATGGGACTTTGGGGTGAACGCGCCGCAAAATGGACCGCCCGGCCCAAACTGCCCGGCATACCCGAAAACGACCTGCCGACCGACAACATCGAATCGCTCGCCATCAACAACAGCCTCAACCTCGGTGTCATTCAAAAACAGATCGAAGCCGTCGCCGCCCGCATGGACATCGAGGTCACCGAAAAGATGTTCGCCGAATTCAGAACAGGCATATCCTCCGAACGCGAATCTGACGGCACATGGACCACCGGACCCGCATTCGCGACCGGCATCCCCATCTTCGACCTGGGCCAGGCTGCCGAGGCACGCGGAGCCGCAAAGATTCGCCAACTGCTCGACAACTACACCGCCGCAGCCATCGACCTCCGCGCCGCCGGCCGCTCCGCAGTCTACCGCCTCAAAAACGCAAAACGCCAGGCCAGCTACTACAAAAAAATACTCGTCCCCCTCTCCGAACAGATCACCCTCGAAACGCACCTGCAGTACAACGCAATGCAGGTCGGCCTCTTCCACCTCCTCGACGCAAAACGCGACGAAATACAAACCCAGCTCCGATACACAACCTCGCTCCGCAACTACTGGATCGCACGCACACAGGTCGAACTGCTCCTCAACGGCTACATGACCGAACCGGCAGCACAAACCATGACACCAGACCCGGCACAGGCAATGGGCGGACACTGA
- a CDS encoding sugar phosphate isomerase/epimerase family protein yields MSIDRRQFIGGAAAAALGAGAAVGAENGRGGKVGKSKSVNAKGAGLMSGRGNPIAISTYSFWRFKEGLKLPIEQCIEEAAEMGFDGVEILHMQMESEKTSYLNKLKKTALVNGVDLCGMSTHQGFVSPDEEKRQRNIDHTIKCIELAYELGIPCIRINTGTWGTSESFDELMENRGIEEPLEGYTDEDAFPWVIGSIEECLKVAEKRGVVLGLENHWGLGRTPEGVLRIVNAIDSEYLGVLTDTGNFLEDPYDKIVKMAPQTVFMQAKTYFGGGLWYTLDLDYDRIAKIMKESGYKGYISLEFEGQADYKEAIPKSLELLRGAFS; encoded by the coding sequence ATGAGTATTGACAGGCGGCAGTTTATTGGCGGTGCAGCGGCGGCAGCTTTGGGGGCCGGTGCGGCTGTTGGAGCGGAAAACGGCAGGGGCGGTAAGGTTGGTAAATCAAAGAGTGTTAATGCAAAGGGAGCAGGGCTTATGAGCGGCAGAGGCAATCCGATCGCAATTTCGACGTATTCATTCTGGAGATTCAAAGAGGGGCTGAAGCTGCCTATCGAGCAGTGTATCGAGGAGGCTGCGGAGATGGGGTTTGACGGGGTGGAGATACTGCATATGCAGATGGAGAGTGAGAAGACGAGCTATCTGAACAAGCTGAAGAAGACTGCGCTGGTGAACGGGGTGGATCTGTGCGGGATGTCTACGCACCAGGGGTTTGTGTCGCCTGATGAGGAGAAGCGGCAGAGGAATATCGATCATACGATCAAGTGCATCGAGCTGGCGTATGAGCTGGGCATTCCGTGTATCCGGATCAATACGGGGACGTGGGGGACGTCGGAGAGTTTCGATGAGCTGATGGAGAATCGGGGTATCGAGGAGCCGTTGGAGGGGTATACGGATGAAGATGCGTTTCCGTGGGTGATCGGGAGTATCGAGGAGTGTCTGAAGGTGGCGGAGAAGCGGGGCGTTGTGCTGGGGCTGGAGAATCACTGGGGGCTGGGCCGGACGCCGGAGGGTGTTTTGCGGATCGTTAACGCGATCGATTCGGAGTACCTGGGCGTACTGACGGATACGGGGAACTTTCTGGAAGATCCGTATGACAAGATCGTGAAGATGGCTCCGCAGACGGTGTTTATGCAGGCGAAGACGTATTTTGGCGGGGGGCTTTGGTATACGCTGGATCTGGATTATGACAGGATCGCGAAGATCATGAAGGAGTCTGGGTATAAGGGTTATATCTCGCTGGAGTTCGAGGGTCAGGCGGATTATAAGGAAGCGATCCCGAAGAGTCTGGAGCTGCTGCGAGGGGCGTTTTCGTGA